The Corynebacterium tuberculostearicum genome window below encodes:
- a CDS encoding alpha/beta fold hydrolase, with amino-acid sequence MAFAPLPPSTVELDGPYAHEFVHTRGIRLHVATAGDSTQPLVVLIHGAFGGWFDYQDVIAPLAQRGFHVAAVDMRGFGMSDKPPIDAGQDIRTLVGDISGLIQALGHDDAFVVGADTGGAVAWCLAAERPERVRGLASISAAHPVDLRRAIAARPWDFGWINLRSLLCRLPRVTRAQNLLLSPRAYRKELELDTGPLLADATLDRILDLRLRASRIGSVSRGILWNHRMRTAVVPLTWVELAVERPVLFIHAQQRLWNPVVRRAASRARRGFTATTIPGAKNLPHLEAPADFVSTLAAWLQEHS; translated from the coding sequence ATGGCCTTCGCACCCCTGCCTCCCTCAACGGTGGAGCTGGATGGACCTTATGCGCATGAGTTCGTCCACACCCGCGGCATCCGCCTGCATGTCGCCACGGCGGGCGATAGCACGCAGCCACTCGTGGTGCTTATCCACGGCGCTTTTGGCGGGTGGTTCGATTATCAGGACGTCATAGCGCCGCTTGCCCAACGCGGCTTCCACGTCGCGGCCGTGGATATGCGGGGCTTTGGTATGTCCGATAAGCCGCCCATTGATGCGGGGCAGGATATCCGCACTTTGGTGGGCGATATTAGCGGGCTCATTCAGGCCTTGGGCCATGACGACGCCTTTGTCGTGGGCGCCGATACGGGCGGCGCGGTGGCTTGGTGCTTGGCGGCAGAGCGCCCTGAGCGGGTGCGCGGCCTGGCCTCCATTTCCGCCGCCCACCCGGTAGATCTGCGCCGCGCGATTGCCGCCCGGCCGTGGGATTTTGGGTGGATTAATCTGCGCTCGCTGCTGTGCCGCCTGCCGCGCGTTACCCGCGCCCAAAACCTGCTGCTTAGCCCCCGCGCCTACCGCAAGGAGCTGGAGCTGGATACGGGGCCTTTGCTTGCCGACGCCACCCTAGACCGCATCCTCGATCTCCGCCTGCGCGCCTCCCGCATCGGCAGCGTCAGCCGTGGAATCTTGTGGAACCACCGCATGCGCACCGCCGTGGTTCCCTTGACCTGGGTGGAACTGGCAGTAGAGCGTCCCGTTCTCTTCATCCACGCCCAACAGCGACTGTGGAACCCTGTGGTCCGCCGCGCCGCCTCGCGCGCCCGCCGCGGATTCACCGCCACGACCATCCCCGGCGCGAAGAACCTTCCGCACTTGGAAGCACCGGCGGATTTCGTTTCCACGCTGGCGGCCTGGCTACAAGAACATAGCTAG
- a CDS encoding NUDIX hydrolase, whose protein sequence is MSQLLPEHTPEWLKPALGVDPSQVQELIGNRQASSLNGTNVQVPVKREAAVLMLLSGESAEEASILLTHRSPSMRSHSGQIAFPGGRRDPADTSLVDTALREAWEETDLQRNSVTPLEQWEQLHIRATGNPVSPILAHWTQPGEVYPASPDETDDVFLVPIRELVDPRNRFMVGFRKWQGPAFHANGYVIWGFTAGVLSALLQHAGWSVPWDNNSVMDLRDSLTNSRNNEKMS, encoded by the coding sequence ATGAGTCAACTCCTTCCCGAGCACACACCAGAATGGCTCAAGCCGGCGCTGGGGGTAGACCCCAGCCAGGTGCAAGAGCTCATTGGCAACCGCCAGGCTTCGTCCCTCAACGGCACCAATGTGCAGGTGCCGGTCAAGCGGGAAGCAGCCGTGCTCATGCTGCTGAGCGGCGAGAGCGCGGAGGAGGCCAGCATCTTGCTCACCCATCGATCGCCGTCCATGCGCTCGCACTCGGGCCAGATTGCCTTTCCCGGCGGCCGCCGGGATCCCGCGGATACTTCCCTGGTGGATACCGCGCTGCGGGAAGCCTGGGAGGAAACGGACCTGCAGCGCAACTCCGTGACCCCGCTGGAGCAGTGGGAGCAGCTGCATATCCGCGCCACCGGCAATCCGGTGAGCCCCATTTTGGCGCATTGGACCCAGCCGGGGGAGGTCTATCCCGCCAGCCCCGATGAAACCGATGACGTGTTTCTCGTGCCTATCCGGGAGCTGGTCGATCCGCGCAACCGCTTCATGGTGGGCTTTAGAAAATGGCAAGGACCAGCATTTCACGCCAATGGTTACGTCATTTGGGGCTTTACCGCCGGCGTGCTCTCGGCACTATTGCAACACGCCGGGTGGAGCGTTCCATGGGATAACAATTCAGTCATGGACCTGCGTGACTCCCTCACAAACTCCCGCAATAATGAGAAGATGTCCTAA
- a CDS encoding oxidoreductase, with protein MDMSENDALSPLFRLPGVKESAEKAAAAIARAHRRPAGLRKFEVISAESLMRGARASVALDGHAIPPHPGPEDMEKGPLASAVSAYSVAAPELLDGTVRSFARAPLQVLARIDVAAGGTGIPAGESARLQGLGRLIAQGGGPAFDLLLPSVVHAEIAAGEFFGPRSGLVARVASRLAAVHTGFDPRGFAVPEVYYTRHRAEYAAAVGNYRTALADALLTHLAAWAAGGKEADAIARAA; from the coding sequence ATGGATATGTCAGAAAATGACGCGTTATCCCCGCTGTTTCGCCTGCCGGGGGTGAAAGAAAGTGCAGAAAAGGCCGCCGCTGCCATTGCTCGTGCACACCGCCGACCTGCAGGATTGCGCAAGTTTGAGGTTATCTCTGCGGAGTCCCTCATGCGCGGCGCCCGTGCCAGCGTGGCGCTGGACGGCCACGCCATCCCCCCACATCCGGGACCGGAAGATATGGAAAAAGGGCCGCTGGCCAGCGCTGTCAGCGCCTATTCCGTGGCCGCCCCGGAACTCTTAGATGGCACGGTGCGATCCTTTGCCCGGGCACCGCTGCAGGTACTGGCACGCATTGACGTCGCGGCCGGCGGTACCGGCATTCCGGCCGGCGAGAGCGCGCGCTTGCAAGGGTTAGGCCGGCTCATCGCGCAGGGTGGCGGTCCCGCTTTCGATCTCTTGCTGCCGAGTGTGGTCCATGCCGAGATTGCCGCCGGCGAGTTCTTTGGCCCTCGCAGTGGCCTCGTCGCCCGCGTTGCCTCCCGCCTCGCCGCGGTGCATACGGGCTTTGACCCGCGCGGTTTCGCCGTGCCCGAGGTCTACTACACCCGCCACCGCGCCGAATATGCCGCCGCGGTGGGCAATTATCGCACCGCGCTTGCCGACGCCCTCTTAACCCACCTCGCCGCCTGGGCCGCCGGTGGCAAAGAAGCCGACGCGATTGCCCGCGCGGCCTAA
- a CDS encoding phage holin family protein, which produces MSNDGLFTDGTDQFAPKVNSIPLSDVDTSSSETSVGQLVSNATEQMSQLVRSEVELAKTELAESAKKGGIGAGLFGGAGTIALYSSFFFFFFLAELLAVWLDRWAAFLIVFLIMIVLAGILAFVGLKNVKQVKAPQKTIDSTKELKNLVPGKAQKSLDRKNTHGLYT; this is translated from the coding sequence GTGAGCAACGATGGACTTTTTACCGACGGTACTGATCAATTTGCACCGAAGGTGAACTCTATCCCTTTGAGTGACGTGGATACGTCCTCGTCCGAGACCTCGGTAGGCCAGCTGGTCTCCAACGCCACCGAGCAGATGTCCCAGCTCGTGCGCTCCGAGGTGGAGCTGGCCAAGACCGAGCTGGCAGAGTCCGCTAAGAAGGGCGGCATCGGTGCAGGCCTCTTCGGCGGCGCAGGCACCATCGCACTGTATAGCTCCTTCTTCTTTTTCTTCTTCCTGGCGGAGCTTCTCGCCGTCTGGCTGGACCGCTGGGCAGCGTTCCTGATCGTCTTCTTGATCATGATCGTCCTCGCCGGCATCCTGGCCTTCGTTGGCCTGAAGAACGTCAAGCAGGTCAAGGCCCCGCAGAAGACCATTGACTCCACCAAGGAGCTCAAGAACCTGGTTCCGGGCAAGGCGCAGAAGTCCCTGGACCGTAAGAACACCCACGGCCTCTACACCTAA
- a CDS encoding type II secretion system F family protein yields MTPLIFIALAALIGLPPHAARLAPASATETTAKTPRDGPTARGGLISKLKPAAPLDPLAVAGDVELFAACLAAGLSVHGATTAVARTADAQTKELWETVAALLGVGVPAQSAWGHMKGHAGLEDLAQLVIMSGQSGATIAAGCHRICTSLRAEASAHATAQAERAGVFIALPLAVCFLPAFIVLGLAPVVISLGAQLL; encoded by the coding sequence ATGACCCCGCTCATCTTTATCGCCCTCGCCGCCCTTATCGGCCTGCCGCCGCATGCCGCCCGCTTGGCACCTGCCAGCGCAACCGAGACCACCGCCAAGACCCCGCGCGATGGCCCGACCGCGCGCGGGGGACTGATAAGCAAGCTCAAGCCCGCCGCACCGCTGGACCCACTGGCAGTAGCTGGCGACGTCGAACTTTTCGCAGCATGCCTGGCCGCAGGGCTATCCGTGCACGGCGCCACCACCGCGGTGGCCCGCACCGCGGATGCTCAGACCAAGGAACTGTGGGAGACCGTCGCCGCGCTGCTCGGCGTGGGCGTTCCCGCGCAGTCCGCGTGGGGCCACATGAAGGGCCATGCGGGGCTGGAGGACTTAGCGCAGCTTGTCATCATGTCGGGCCAATCCGGCGCCACCATCGCGGCCGGATGCCACCGAATCTGTACTTCTTTGCGCGCGGAAGCATCCGCCCATGCCACAGCGCAGGCGGAGCGCGCAGGAGTATTCATTGCCCTCCCGCTGGCGGTGTGCTTCCTGCCAGCATTCATCGTTCTAGGCCTTGCGCCCGTAGTCATCAGTTTGGGCGCACAACTTCTCTAA
- a CDS encoding MarP family serine protease, protein MTPALIVDGLIVVAVLIALLSGWRNGALAAVLASIGVGAGVVLGIAVAPAALRLVDQPSLRLLLLVGILVLFVGIGQLIGSSLGGSVRDRMKARKTQRLDSAVGAVFQAFAALVVIWLISIPVATNLGGAAGQGLRDSRILSNLNSAAPARVAALPNGVAAMLNESGLPPLVSPWQNSISTEEVEEPDPDVEDPEMVRRMRPSIIHVLGDAEECSRRLMGSGFVAADDYVITNAHVVAGTQTVRLDTKVGLKDATVVYYNPDVDVAVLHSRDLGIDPLPWAQAPAQTGDDAMVMGFPHSGPFDAEMARVRDRITISGPDIYSHGRVERDSYTVRGKIQQGNSGGPLVNTAGEVLGVVFGASVDDSETGYALTADEVNAQIGDITQLTHPVDTGECVAH, encoded by the coding sequence ATGACTCCTGCGCTCATCGTTGACGGCCTGATTGTGGTCGCCGTCCTCATAGCGCTCCTGAGCGGGTGGCGCAATGGCGCCCTCGCGGCGGTATTGGCCTCCATAGGTGTGGGCGCTGGGGTAGTGCTAGGCATTGCCGTGGCCCCGGCCGCCCTGCGCCTGGTGGATCAGCCCTCGCTGCGCTTGCTGCTATTGGTGGGAATCCTGGTGCTTTTTGTGGGCATCGGGCAGCTTATCGGGTCCTCGTTGGGCGGCAGCGTGCGCGATCGCATGAAGGCGCGCAAGACGCAGCGCCTCGATTCTGCCGTGGGCGCGGTTTTCCAAGCCTTTGCCGCCTTGGTGGTTATTTGGCTCATTTCTATCCCTGTGGCCACCAATTTAGGCGGTGCGGCCGGCCAGGGCCTGCGCGATTCCCGCATCTTGAGCAACCTCAATTCGGCCGCGCCAGCGCGGGTAGCGGCGTTGCCCAATGGGGTGGCGGCGATGCTCAATGAGTCCGGCTTGCCGCCGCTGGTCTCGCCGTGGCAAAACTCGATTAGTACCGAGGAAGTAGAAGAGCCGGACCCAGACGTGGAGGATCCGGAGATGGTGCGGCGCATGCGGCCGTCTATCATTCACGTGCTTGGCGACGCCGAAGAGTGCTCCCGCCGCCTCATGGGTTCCGGCTTCGTGGCGGCCGATGACTACGTGATCACCAATGCTCACGTCGTGGCCGGCACGCAGACCGTGCGCTTGGATACCAAGGTGGGCCTCAAGGACGCGACCGTGGTTTACTACAACCCGGATGTGGATGTGGCGGTGCTGCATTCGCGCGACCTGGGCATCGATCCGCTGCCGTGGGCCCAGGCACCGGCTCAGACGGGCGATGATGCCATGGTCATGGGCTTCCCGCACTCCGGGCCTTTCGACGCCGAGATGGCCCGCGTGCGCGATCGCATCACCATTTCCGGCCCGGATATCTACTCGCATGGTCGCGTGGAACGCGATTCCTACACCGTGCGCGGCAAGATCCAACAAGGAAATTCCGGCGGACCGCTGGTCAACACGGCCGGCGAGGTCCTCGGCGTGGTCTTCGGCGCCTCGGTGGATGATTCCGAGACCGGCTATGCCCTAACCGCCGATGAGGTCAATGCCCAAATCGGAGACATCACGCAGCTTACCCACCCTGTAGATACCGGCGAGTGCGTGGCGCACTAG
- a CDS encoding TlpA family protein disulfide reductase, which yields MKNYVLGTVIAAILIAVIAVVGVSQLRGGDGSEEASPSEAPSQEVPQRPDCPAGAVAGVELECLGGAATEKPADEGIAVVNVWAWWCEPCRAELPYLQDVADAHPDWQVVGVHADKNAGNGAAFLNDLGVELPSFQDSDNKFAGELGLPSVVPVTVVLKDGEVRKQFAQPFSSAAEIEKAVEEAIAA from the coding sequence ATGAAGAACTACGTCCTTGGCACGGTAATTGCCGCGATCCTCATTGCCGTTATCGCGGTCGTGGGGGTCTCGCAGTTGCGGGGCGGGGACGGATCCGAGGAGGCGTCGCCAAGCGAGGCTCCTTCGCAAGAAGTCCCGCAGCGCCCGGACTGCCCGGCCGGCGCCGTGGCTGGAGTAGAGCTGGAGTGCTTAGGCGGTGCGGCCACCGAAAAGCCCGCCGATGAGGGCATAGCCGTGGTTAACGTGTGGGCGTGGTGGTGCGAGCCGTGCCGCGCGGAACTTCCCTACCTGCAGGATGTGGCGGACGCGCACCCGGACTGGCAGGTCGTGGGCGTGCACGCGGATAAGAACGCAGGAAATGGCGCAGCCTTTTTGAATGACTTGGGCGTCGAGCTGCCCAGCTTCCAGGATTCGGATAATAAGTTTGCCGGTGAGCTGGGCCTGCCGAGCGTGGTGCCGGTGACCGTGGTGCTCAAGGATGGTGAGGTGCGCAAGCAATTTGCGCAGCCGTTTAGCTCCGCAGCGGAGATTGAAAAGGCCGTGGAGGAGGCGATTGCGGCATGA
- a CDS encoding HAD family hydrolase produces MTTSREPRHPRRADTTRAGGDPARTAAFFDLDKTIIATSSAYAFGREFLHNGLISPAEALQLSLAKATYMFSGLTSEGMDSTRDQLTALVTGWSVDEVRAIARETMHHVVTPSIYAEARELIRAHRAAGHHVVIVSASAAVLVDIIAEELGVEHVIATELAEENDRFTGEVLFYCKGPTKAEALERTAAAENLDLAASYAYSDSATDIPMLEKVGHPVAVNPDKQLKRHALAHHWEIRSFKDPVPLLSAPTAKEIGIGASVLAGTAAVIGAGLWLAQHPGRPSLPKRGPRRAS; encoded by the coding sequence ATGACTACTTCCCGCGAGCCCCGTCATCCCCGCCGCGCCGACACCACCCGCGCTGGCGGCGACCCCGCACGCACCGCGGCGTTTTTCGATCTGGACAAGACCATCATCGCCACCTCCTCGGCCTATGCGTTTGGTCGCGAATTCCTCCACAACGGGCTCATCTCGCCGGCCGAAGCACTGCAGCTATCACTTGCTAAGGCCACCTATATGTTTTCTGGTCTAACCAGCGAAGGCATGGATTCCACCCGCGACCAGCTCACCGCACTGGTCACGGGCTGGTCCGTGGACGAGGTGCGCGCCATCGCCCGCGAGACCATGCACCACGTGGTCACGCCCTCCATTTATGCCGAGGCCCGCGAGCTTATCCGCGCCCACCGCGCCGCTGGCCACCACGTGGTCATTGTCTCTGCCTCCGCGGCCGTGCTGGTGGACATCATCGCAGAGGAACTCGGCGTCGAGCACGTCATCGCCACCGAATTGGCAGAGGAAAACGACCGTTTTACCGGCGAGGTGCTCTTCTACTGCAAGGGCCCCACTAAAGCAGAGGCCCTGGAGCGGACCGCAGCGGCAGAAAACCTCGACCTTGCTGCCAGCTACGCCTACTCGGATTCCGCTACCGATATCCCGATGCTGGAAAAGGTAGGCCACCCCGTCGCCGTCAACCCTGACAAGCAACTAAAGCGCCACGCCCTCGCCCACCACTGGGAGATCCGCTCCTTTAAGGACCCGGTGCCGCTCCTTTCTGCACCAACCGCCAAGGAAATTGGAATCGGCGCCTCCGTTCTGGCAGGAACCGCGGCAGTTATTGGCGCTGGGCTGTGGCTCGCCCAGCACCCGGGCCGCCCTAGCCTGCCCAAGCGGGGCCCACGGCGCGCCTCTTAG
- the nth gene encoding endonuclease III, whose protein sequence is MNSALSVASAPELRAPEVNRRLAQEYPDARCALDYDSPLQLLIATVLSAQCTDERVNSVTPELFARYPEAADYAAAQRSDLESILRPLGFQRAKAGHLLGIGEKLVADFQGEVPRTVKELTSLPGVGRKTALVVLGNAFGIPGLTVDTHFGRLMQRLGLTGEKTPVKIERDIAKLVPEEEWTMFSHRVIFHGRQVCHARTPECEACVLRDMCPAARGR, encoded by the coding sequence ATGAATTCAGCACTGTCAGTGGCCAGCGCGCCGGAGTTGCGCGCACCGGAGGTAAATCGGCGTTTGGCGCAAGAGTATCCGGATGCACGGTGTGCCTTGGACTATGACTCCCCGCTGCAGCTGCTCATTGCCACCGTTCTTTCCGCACAATGCACGGATGAACGCGTGAATTCGGTGACCCCTGAACTCTTTGCCCGCTACCCCGAGGCGGCGGATTATGCGGCTGCGCAGCGCTCGGATTTGGAGAGCATCCTGCGGCCGTTGGGCTTTCAGCGCGCCAAGGCGGGACACCTCTTGGGTATCGGGGAGAAGCTGGTGGCAGATTTTCAAGGCGAAGTCCCGCGCACGGTCAAGGAACTGACCAGCTTGCCCGGTGTTGGTCGCAAGACCGCACTGGTGGTGCTCGGAAATGCTTTCGGTATCCCCGGACTGACCGTGGATACGCACTTCGGCCGCCTCATGCAGCGGCTTGGGCTGACGGGGGAGAAGACTCCGGTCAAGATTGAGCGGGACATCGCTAAGCTCGTGCCGGAAGAAGAGTGGACGATGTTTTCACACCGCGTCATCTTCCACGGGCGTCAGGTCTGCCATGCGCGCACACCGGAGTGCGAAGCATGCGTTCTGCGGGATATGTGTCCAGCCGCTCGTGGGCGCTAG
- a CDS encoding type II secretion system F family protein, which yields MLSYLILAAALLIPAPSSAGRLVLATRRAQTSSVVILGAVFCGSLVFYSVGRISIAIAAAIIAWCVSWYVKDLVAARAERRGREGLAAYLGVVTADLRAGATLAGALARGVESLPATTPREVSAALESTAALAARGAPPHMALIDAQSGKALPELHRLGHLLELSTYHGIAVASLLDQAQSRLDASRRHQQSTAASLQGPQATATVLACLPIAGIAMGGAMGANSLGFLLGGGLGGILLVVGVALACGGFAWSRVIIRKAAA from the coding sequence GTGCTTAGTTACCTCATCCTTGCCGCTGCGCTGCTTATACCCGCGCCCTCGAGTGCCGGCCGCCTGGTCTTGGCCACGCGCCGGGCACAGACCAGCTCCGTGGTTATCCTAGGTGCAGTCTTTTGCGGCAGCCTGGTCTTCTACTCAGTGGGCCGCATCAGCATCGCCATCGCCGCCGCCATTATCGCGTGGTGCGTGTCCTGGTACGTCAAAGACCTAGTGGCCGCGCGGGCAGAGCGGCGCGGCCGCGAGGGACTGGCCGCCTACCTGGGCGTCGTCACCGCGGACCTGCGTGCGGGGGCAACGCTAGCTGGGGCGCTCGCCCGTGGCGTGGAATCCCTGCCAGCTACCACCCCGCGCGAGGTATCCGCAGCACTAGAGTCCACGGCCGCTCTCGCCGCGCGCGGTGCGCCGCCGCACATGGCGCTGATAGATGCGCAGAGCGGCAAGGCCCTGCCAGAACTTCACCGCTTAGGTCACTTATTAGAGCTGTCCACTTACCACGGCATTGCGGTGGCCAGCTTGCTCGACCAAGCCCAAAGCCGCCTCGACGCTTCCCGACGCCACCAGCAATCCACCGCCGCTAGCCTGCAAGGCCCCCAAGCCACCGCCACGGTGCTCGCGTGCCTGCCCATAGCCGGCATCGCCATGGGCGGGGCCATGGGTGCCAACTCCCTCGGCTTCCTTTTAGGCGGCGGATTAGGCGGTATTCTCCTCGTGGTGGGTGTGGCGCTGGCCTGCGGCGGATTCGCCTGGTCGCGCGTCATTATCCGGAAGGCGGCCGCATGA
- the ssd gene encoding septum site-determining protein Ssd, protein MNALHPDSAVIIVAIGDEALRAEAVHAAAATSHDVLTVTDPRDVPRSLPGAYAVLVDSLMARVVAAARRTHTAPAPVLFLAADPGPIDYEAALACHAESAFIIPAQVKELLASIAAAGAPQEARPGSATIAVVGASGGVGTSTFAAALARTQCAADGRALLVDARPYSGGLDLLLGVEAEPGARWPELTVGDGSIDAADLYRALPSTPDGVAVLSAARSTVADPFRLEKDLLARVVGAAHAGEGVCVVDCTPETIPDACTHVVIVVAAEVRSAASAAQLLVRLDAARRRCVVVLRQRQWASLSAAEVERIVHSTVLAELPTLRGLTRTVEIGGLPQRLPAPLRKAARAVLEEVGA, encoded by the coding sequence ATGAACGCATTACACCCTGATTCCGCCGTCATCATCGTCGCCATTGGTGACGAAGCGCTGCGCGCCGAGGCCGTTCACGCCGCGGCTGCGACCAGCCACGATGTGCTGACCGTAACCGATCCCCGCGATGTCCCGCGCAGCTTGCCCGGCGCCTATGCAGTGCTGGTTGATTCCCTTATGGCCCGCGTGGTGGCAGCAGCGCGGCGCACCCACACCGCGCCTGCGCCCGTGCTTTTCCTGGCCGCGGACCCCGGGCCGATTGACTACGAGGCGGCGCTCGCCTGCCACGCGGAGAGCGCCTTTATCATCCCCGCCCAGGTGAAGGAGTTGCTGGCGAGCATTGCCGCGGCGGGCGCGCCGCAGGAAGCGCGGCCGGGCAGCGCGACCATCGCCGTGGTGGGCGCGAGCGGTGGGGTGGGTACTTCGACCTTCGCTGCCGCGCTGGCCCGCACCCAGTGCGCAGCCGACGGTCGCGCCCTGCTTGTCGACGCCCGCCCATACTCCGGTGGCCTCGACCTCCTGCTCGGCGTAGAAGCGGAACCGGGGGCGCGCTGGCCGGAGCTTACCGTGGGCGATGGCAGCATCGATGCCGCTGATCTCTACCGCGCGCTGCCATCCACGCCTGATGGGGTAGCGGTGCTCTCCGCCGCGCGCAGCACCGTCGCGGATCCCTTCCGCCTAGAAAAGGATCTGCTCGCGCGGGTGGTAGGCGCGGCCCATGCGGGAGAGGGAGTATGCGTGGTGGATTGCACCCCGGAGACCATCCCGGATGCCTGTACCCACGTGGTCATCGTGGTGGCCGCGGAGGTGCGCTCGGCCGCGTCGGCCGCGCAACTTCTGGTGCGTCTCGATGCCGCGCGGCGCAGGTGCGTGGTGGTGCTGCGGCAACGCCAGTGGGCGTCGTTAAGCGCGGCGGAAGTAGAACGCATCGTCCACAGCACGGTGCTGGCAGAATTGCCAACGCTCCGGGGCCTCACCCGCACGGTAGAAATCGGCGGCCTACCGCAGCGCCTCCCCGCACCCTTGCGTAAGGCCGCCCGCGCGGTCCTCGAGGAGGTCGGCGCATGA
- the glxR gene encoding CRP-like cAMP-activated global transcriptional regulator GlxR, whose protein sequence is MEGVQDILSRAGIFQGVDPVAVQHLIEQMETVRYPRGTTIFDEGEPGDRLYIITSGKIKLARHAPDGRENLLTVMGPSDMFGELSIFDPGPRTSSAVCVTEVQAATMNSELLKKWVGDHPEIAQQLLRVLARRLRRTNANLADLIFTDVPGRVAKTLLQLANRFGVQEGSALRVNHDLTQEEIAQLVGASRETVNKALATFAHRGWIRLEGKSVLIVDTEHLARRAR, encoded by the coding sequence GTGGAAGGCGTACAGGACATCCTCTCCCGCGCCGGAATCTTCCAAGGCGTTGATCCCGTTGCAGTGCAGCACCTTATCGAGCAGATGGAGACCGTGCGCTACCCGCGCGGAACCACCATCTTCGACGAAGGCGAGCCCGGTGACCGCTTGTACATCATCACCTCGGGCAAGATTAAGCTCGCCCGCCACGCCCCGGATGGCCGCGAAAACCTGCTGACCGTCATGGGCCCATCCGATATGTTCGGCGAGCTGTCCATCTTCGATCCGGGCCCACGCACCTCCTCCGCAGTGTGCGTGACCGAGGTTCAGGCCGCCACCATGAACTCCGAGCTGCTCAAGAAGTGGGTTGGTGACCACCCCGAAATCGCCCAGCAGCTGCTGCGCGTGTTGGCACGCCGCCTGCGCCGCACCAACGCCAACCTGGCTGACCTCATCTTCACCGACGTTCCGGGCCGCGTGGCAAAGACCTTGCTGCAGCTGGCTAACCGCTTCGGTGTTCAGGAAGGCAGCGCCCTGCGCGTAAACCACGACCTCACCCAGGAAGAGATTGCCCAGCTGGTGGGCGCTTCCCGTGAGACCGTCAACAAGGCGCTGGCCACCTTCGCACACCGCGGTTGGATCCGCCTCGAGGGCAAGTCCGTGCTCATCGTCGATACCGAGCACCTCGCCCGCCGCGCTCGCTAA
- a CDS encoding TadA family conjugal transfer-associated ATPase → MSEHKAAQETLEKMQRIIAAEPDVVQDAAALARRIRAEAGVISDVAVLDLLRRLRQDATGMGPLDAVLGREGVTDVVVNGPDAVFMDRGEGLERTDITFRDDAEVRQLASRLAAASGTRLDDAQPFADGRVTRPDGVVLRVHALLSPPAVAGTCLSLRVLRQAQTTLPQLVDNGTLPEDIAALLRAVVDKRISFLVIGGTGSGKTTLLSALLGTVSERERILVIEDTAELCPHHPHCVSVVSRRANAEGSGEVTMSQLLRQALRMRPDRIVVGEIRGREVVDLLAALNTGHDGGAGTLHANSLFEVPARMEALAALGGLDRAALHSQLAAAVHMVLTMERTPQGRRLAHIGVLEGNPVTPRIIWSAEDGPADGFAEFSAQLLGEQAGEASRA, encoded by the coding sequence ATGAGCGAGCATAAAGCAGCACAAGAAACGCTGGAAAAGATGCAGCGCATCATTGCCGCTGAGCCTGACGTGGTACAGGATGCTGCAGCCCTGGCCCGGCGCATTCGCGCAGAGGCCGGCGTGATTAGTGACGTTGCAGTGCTTGACTTGCTGCGCCGCCTGCGCCAAGACGCCACCGGGATGGGGCCTCTCGATGCGGTGCTGGGGCGCGAGGGCGTCACAGACGTCGTAGTAAACGGGCCAGACGCGGTATTCATGGACCGCGGCGAAGGCCTCGAGCGCACTGATATCACCTTCCGCGATGATGCCGAGGTCCGCCAGCTGGCCAGCAGGCTTGCGGCAGCCTCAGGCACGCGCCTCGATGATGCGCAGCCCTTTGCCGATGGCCGCGTCACTCGCCCCGATGGTGTCGTGTTGCGCGTCCACGCACTGCTGAGCCCACCCGCGGTTGCCGGGACTTGCCTGAGCTTGCGCGTATTGCGCCAAGCGCAGACAACCCTGCCCCAGCTTGTAGACAATGGCACGCTGCCAGAAGACATCGCGGCACTGCTGCGCGCCGTGGTAGACAAGCGGATTTCCTTCCTCGTCATTGGCGGCACCGGTTCCGGCAAAACCACCCTGCTCTCCGCGCTTTTGGGAACCGTCTCCGAGCGCGAACGCATCCTCGTCATCGAGGACACCGCCGAGCTCTGCCCACACCACCCGCACTGCGTCAGCGTGGTCTCGCGCCGGGCCAACGCGGAGGGAAGCGGCGAGGTCACGATGTCACAACTGCTGCGCCAAGCGCTGCGCATGCGGCCGGACCGCATCGTGGTGGGCGAGATCCGCGGCCGCGAGGTAGTGGACCTCCTCGCCGCTCTCAACACCGGCCACGATGGCGGCGCCGGCACGCTGCACGCCAATTCCCTCTTTGAAGTACCAGCCCGCATGGAGGCCCTCGCCGCCCTCGGCGGCTTGGACCGGGCGGCGCTGCACTCGCAATTGGCGGCGGCTGTGCACATGGTGCTGACCATGGAGCGCACCCCACAGGGCCGCCGCCTCGCCCATATCGGTGTGCTCGAGGGAAACCCAGTGACCCCGCGCATCATCTGGAGCGCCGAAGATGGCCCGGCAGACGGCTTCGCGGAATTCTCCGCGCAGCTGCTGGGAGAACAGGCCGGGGAGGCCAGCCGTGCTTAG